A window from Streptomyces sp. NBC_00271 encodes these proteins:
- a CDS encoding catalase, which translates to MSKRVLTTESGAPVADNQNSATAGAGGPLLLQDQHLLEKLARFNRERIPERVVHARGSGAYGHFEVTDDVTGFTHADFLNTVGKRTEVFLRFSTVADNLGGADAVRDPRGFAVKFYTEEGNYDLVGNNTPVFFIKDPLKFPDFIHSQKRDPFTGKQEPDNVWDFWAHAPEATHQVTWLMGDRGIPASYRHMNGYGSHTYQWTNAEGEAFFVKYHFKTNQGVRSLSTEQAQEIAGKDPNSHQTDLLQAIERGVRPSWTLHVQIMPAAEAADYRFNPFDLTKVWPHKDFPLQRVGRLVLDRNPDNVFAEVEQAAFSPNNFVPGIGPSPDKMLQGRLFAYADAHRYRLGVNHTQLAVNAPKATTADNYGRDGFMASNAQGRAAKNYEPNSYGGPAETGRPLSAPLAVAGWTGTHEAPLHTKDDDFFQAGELYRLMSAEERSRLIANIAGGLAQVSRDDVVEKNLAHFHAADPEYGRRVAEAVHALRED; encoded by the coding sequence ATGTCGAAGCGCGTGCTTACGACCGAGTCCGGTGCTCCGGTCGCCGACAACCAGAACTCAGCCACCGCCGGCGCAGGCGGCCCGCTCCTCCTCCAGGACCAGCACCTCCTGGAGAAGCTCGCCCGGTTCAACCGCGAGCGCATCCCGGAGCGCGTGGTGCACGCCCGCGGCTCCGGCGCGTACGGCCACTTCGAGGTCACGGACGACGTCACCGGCTTCACCCACGCCGACTTCCTGAACACGGTCGGCAAGCGCACCGAGGTCTTCCTGCGCTTCTCCACCGTGGCCGACAACCTGGGCGGCGCGGACGCGGTCCGCGACCCGCGCGGCTTCGCGGTCAAGTTCTACACGGAGGAGGGGAATTACGACCTCGTCGGGAACAACACCCCGGTCTTCTTCATCAAGGACCCGCTCAAGTTTCCCGACTTCATCCACTCCCAGAAGCGCGACCCGTTCACGGGCAAGCAGGAGCCGGACAACGTCTGGGACTTCTGGGCGCACGCCCCCGAGGCCACGCACCAGGTGACCTGGCTGATGGGCGACCGCGGCATCCCCGCCTCGTACCGGCACATGAACGGCTACGGCTCGCACACCTACCAGTGGACGAACGCCGAAGGTGAGGCCTTCTTCGTCAAGTACCACTTCAAGACGAACCAGGGCGTCCGCAGCCTCTCCACCGAGCAGGCGCAGGAGATCGCGGGCAAGGACCCGAACTCCCACCAGACGGACCTGCTCCAGGCCATCGAGCGGGGCGTGCGCCCGTCCTGGACCCTCCACGTCCAGATCATGCCCGCGGCCGAAGCGGCGGACTACCGCTTCAACCCCTTCGACCTCACCAAGGTGTGGCCGCACAAGGACTTCCCGCTCCAGCGCGTGGGCCGACTGGTCCTGGACCGCAACCCCGACAACGTCTTCGCCGAGGTCGAGCAGGCCGCGTTCTCCCCGAACAACTTCGTTCCGGGCATCGGCCCCTCCCCCGACAAGATGCTTCAGGGCCGGCTGTTCGCCTACGCGGACGCGCACCGCTACCGCCTCGGCGTCAACCACACCCAGCTCGCGGTGAACGCGCCGAAGGCCACGACCGCGGACAACTACGGCCGCGACGGCTTCATGGCATCCAACGCGCAGGGCCGCGCCGCCAAGAACTACGAGCCGAACTCCTACGGCGGCCCGGCCGAGACCGGCCGCCCGCTGTCGGCCCCGCTGGCCGTCGCCGGCTGGACCGGCACCCACGAGGCTCCCCTCCACACCAAGGACGACGACTTCTTCCAGGCCGGCGAGCTCTACCGCCTGATGTCGGCCGAGGAGCGGTCCCGGCTGATCGCCAACATCGCCGGTGGCCTCGCACAGGTCTCCCGCGACGACGTCGTCGAGAAGAACCTCGCGCACTTCCACGCCGCCGACCCGGAGTACGGCCGGCGCGTGGCGGAAGCGGTCCACGCCCTGCGCGAGGACTGA
- a CDS encoding 2-hydroxy-3-oxopropionate reductase, producing MSSTRADSSHPNRPARPARPAVAWIGLGIMGSPMSENLVKAGYDVTGFTLEQDKLERLAAAGGRAAGSIAEAVRDADVVITMVPASPQVEAIAYGPDGILENARSGALLIDMSSITPQTSVDLAKAAAAKGIRVLDAPVSGGEAGAIEAVLSIMVGGEQADFDEAEPLFEALGKTIVLCGPHGSGQTVKAANQLIVAVNIQACAEAVVFLEKSGVDLKAALDVLGGGLAGSTVLTRKKDNFLNRDFKPGFRIDLHHKDMGIVTDAARTVGAALPVGAVVAQLVASLRAQGDGGLDHSALLRSVERLSGAQL from the coding sequence ATGAGCAGCACTCGTGCAGATTCTTCCCACCCGAACCGTCCGGCCCGCCCGGCCCGCCCGGCGGTCGCCTGGATCGGTCTCGGCATCATGGGCTCCCCCATGTCGGAGAACCTGGTCAAGGCCGGGTACGACGTCACCGGGTTCACGCTGGAGCAGGACAAGCTGGAGCGCCTCGCCGCCGCGGGCGGTAGGGCCGCCGGTTCGATCGCCGAGGCCGTGCGGGACGCCGACGTGGTGATCACGATGGTGCCCGCCTCCCCGCAGGTCGAGGCCATCGCGTACGGGCCCGACGGCATCCTGGAGAACGCGAGGTCCGGCGCGCTGCTGATCGACATGTCGTCGATCACCCCGCAGACCTCCGTGGACCTCGCGAAGGCGGCCGCCGCGAAGGGGATCCGGGTTCTGGACGCCCCCGTGTCCGGCGGCGAGGCCGGGGCGATCGAGGCCGTGCTGTCGATCATGGTCGGCGGCGAGCAGGCCGACTTCGACGAGGCCGAGCCGCTCTTCGAGGCGCTCGGCAAGACGATCGTGCTCTGCGGTCCGCACGGCTCCGGCCAGACCGTGAAGGCCGCGAACCAGCTGATCGTCGCCGTGAACATCCAGGCGTGCGCCGAGGCCGTGGTCTTCCTGGAGAAGTCCGGCGTGGACCTGAAGGCGGCGCTCGACGTCCTGGGCGGCGGTCTTGCCGGCTCCACCGTACTGACGCGGAAGAAGGACAACTTCCTCAACCGCGACTTCAAGCCGGGCTTCCGCATTGACCTGCACCACAAGGACATGGGCATCGTCACCGACGCCGCCCGCACGGTCGGCGCCGCGCTGCCGGTGGGCGCCGTGGTCGCCCAGCTCGTCGCCTCCCTGCGCGCCCAGGGCGACGGCGGCCTGGACCACTCGGCCCTCCTCCGCTCCGTGGAACGGCTCTCAGGCGCACAACTCTGA
- a CDS encoding TIM barrel protein, with protein MPGSEWGTATEQRFNVNLSILFTELPLLERPAAAAAAGFTAVELWWPWVDSPTPERSELDALKKAIEDAGVQLTGLNFYAGQLPGPDRGALSIPGAESERFRANIDVAADFARSLGCKGLNALYGNRVEGVEAAEQDALALENLVLAARAADRIGAILLIETLNQPESPLYPLVSAPAGVAVVDRVNEATGLGNARFLMDLYHLSMNGEDLPSVIERYAAKTGHVQIADNPGRGAPGTGTLPLEDLLGRLRKAGYEGWVGLEYKPGDRPSAAAFDWLPAAARAAR; from the coding sequence ATGCCGGGTTCCGAATGGGGCACAGCCACCGAGCAACGCTTCAACGTCAACCTGTCGATCCTCTTCACGGAACTCCCGCTCCTGGAGCGCCCCGCGGCCGCCGCCGCGGCGGGCTTCACCGCGGTCGAGCTGTGGTGGCCCTGGGTCGACTCCCCCACCCCCGAGCGGTCCGAACTCGACGCCTTGAAGAAGGCGATCGAGGACGCGGGCGTCCAGCTGACGGGGCTGAACTTCTACGCCGGACAGCTGCCCGGCCCCGACCGGGGTGCGCTGTCGATCCCCGGCGCCGAGTCGGAGCGGTTCCGCGCCAACATCGACGTGGCGGCCGACTTCGCGCGGTCGCTGGGCTGCAAGGGCCTCAACGCGCTGTACGGCAACCGCGTCGAGGGCGTGGAGGCGGCCGAGCAGGACGCGCTCGCGCTGGAGAACCTGGTCCTCGCGGCACGGGCCGCCGACCGGATCGGCGCGATCCTCCTGATCGAGACCCTCAACCAGCCCGAGTCACCGCTCTATCCCCTGGTGAGCGCCCCGGCGGGAGTCGCCGTCGTCGACAGGGTCAACGAGGCGACCGGCCTCGGCAACGCCAGGTTCCTCATGGACCTGTACCACCTGTCCATGAACGGCGAGGACCTGCCGTCGGTGATCGAGCGGTACGCCGCGAAGACCGGCCACGTGCAGATCGCCGACAACCCCGGGCGCGGCGCCCCGGGCACCGGGACCCTGCCCCTGGAGGACCTGCTCGGCCGGCTGAGGAAGGCCGGTTACGAGGGCTGGGTCGGCCTGGAGTACAAGCCGGGCGACCGTCCGAGCGCGGCGGCCTTCGACTGGCTGCCGGCCGCGGCCCGAGCCGCCCGCTGA
- a CDS encoding helix-turn-helix domain-containing protein has translation MTGIGDDPFVAAVKPLVDAMGGEMVAPDLAGPDDVVLSWEGADVVAVRLPQLADSLDHILAALERKQGKPLADLDRKSKQEVVRVLEARGAFSVRHGVETVASALGVSRFTVYNYLNREKEA, from the coding sequence GTGACCGGTATCGGAGACGACCCCTTCGTCGCGGCGGTCAAGCCGCTGGTCGACGCCATGGGGGGCGAGATGGTGGCGCCCGACCTGGCCGGCCCCGACGACGTCGTGCTCTCCTGGGAGGGCGCGGACGTGGTCGCCGTACGGCTGCCGCAGCTGGCCGACTCGCTCGATCACATCCTGGCCGCCCTGGAGCGCAAGCAGGGCAAGCCGCTGGCCGACCTCGACCGCAAGTCCAAGCAAGAGGTCGTACGGGTGCTCGAGGCCCGCGGAGCCTTCTCGGTGCGGCACGGCGTGGAGACGGTGGCGAGCGCGCTGGGCGTCAGCCGCTTCACCGTCTACAACTACCTGAACCGCGAGAAGGAGGCCTGA
- the uraD gene encoding 2-oxo-4-hydroxy-4-carboxy-5-ureidoimidazoline decarboxylase: MTSSTTPGGLARLNALEEHAARAALHEACASTAWVRALLADRPYTTPDDLFAASDAAMAELTAEDLAEAMAGHPPIGRPKPGDPTSSREQRGMAGASAELKEEMLELNLAYQERFGHVFLICATGRTGEQMRDAVKERIGNSPEQEREIVRSELGKINRIRLARLVEEENV; this comes from the coding sequence GTGACTTCGAGTACGACACCCGGCGGCCTCGCCCGGTTGAACGCCCTGGAGGAGCACGCGGCCCGCGCCGCCCTCCACGAGGCGTGCGCGTCGACAGCCTGGGTGCGCGCCCTGCTCGCCGACCGCCCGTACACCACCCCCGACGACCTCTTCGCCGCGAGCGACGCCGCCATGGCCGAGCTGACCGCCGAGGACCTGGCGGAGGCGATGGCGGGGCACCCGCCGATCGGGCGGCCGAAGCCCGGGGACCCCACCTCCTCCCGGGAGCAGCGCGGCATGGCCGGCGCCTCCGCGGAGCTCAAGGAGGAGATGCTCGAACTGAACCTGGCGTACCAGGAGAGGTTCGGCCATGTCTTCCTGATCTGCGCCACCGGCCGGACCGGCGAGCAGATGCGCGACGCGGTCAAGGAACGGATCGGCAACTCGCCCGAGCAGGAGCGCGAGATCGTCCGCTCCGAACTGGGCAAGATCAACCGCATCCGGCTGGCCCGTCTCGTGGAGGAGGAGAACGTATGA
- the uraH gene encoding hydroxyisourate hydrolase, with protein sequence MSTDTTASVSTHILDTSVGRPAEGVAVRLAARGGRTADWRELGGSATDADGRCKDLPALPEGTTHVRLDFEVEAYFEKKQADAQQDAPANRDSGASGVFFPEVTITFAVRPGEHYHVPLLLNPFGYSVYRGS encoded by the coding sequence ATGAGCACCGACACCACCGCATCCGTGTCCACGCACATCCTGGACACCAGCGTCGGACGCCCCGCCGAGGGCGTCGCCGTCCGGCTCGCGGCCCGTGGCGGCCGCACGGCGGACTGGCGGGAGCTCGGCGGCTCCGCGACCGACGCGGACGGGCGGTGCAAGGACCTCCCGGCGCTGCCGGAGGGGACGACCCATGTACGGCTCGACTTCGAGGTCGAGGCGTACTTCGAGAAGAAGCAAGCCGATGCGCAGCAGGACGCCCCCGCGAATCGGGACAGCGGTGCGAGCGGAGTGTTCTTCCCCGAGGTGACGATCACCTTCGCCGTCAGGCCGGGCGAGCACTACCACGTACCGCTGCTGCTCAACCCGTTCGGCTACTCCGTTTACCGAGGGAGCTAG
- the pucL gene encoding factor-independent urate hydroxylase encodes MTDNSHRGRPVMLGQNQYGKAENRVVKITRDGATHHIKDLNVSVALSGDMEEVHYSGSNANVLPTDTTKNTVYAFAKEYGIESAEQFGIHLARHFVTSQEPIRTARIRIEEYAWERIGTSDANSRFIGADDVKHSFVRKGQETRVTQITYDGSSWEVISGLKDLVVMNSTNSEFWGYVKDKYTTLPEAYDRILATQVSGRWRFNWTGDEQKMPNWEKSYDQVRKHMLQAFAETYSLSLQQTLYQMGSRIIENRSEIDEVRFSLPNKHHFLVDLGPFGLENDNEVYYAADRPYGLIEATILRDGCEPHIPVDLTNL; translated from the coding sequence ATGACTGACAATTCCCACCGCGGACGCCCTGTGATGCTGGGACAGAACCAGTACGGCAAGGCCGAGAACCGCGTCGTGAAGATCACCCGCGACGGCGCGACGCATCACATCAAGGACCTGAACGTGTCCGTGGCGCTGAGCGGCGACATGGAAGAGGTCCACTACTCGGGCTCCAACGCGAACGTCCTGCCGACGGACACCACCAAGAACACGGTGTACGCCTTCGCCAAGGAGTACGGCATCGAGTCCGCCGAACAGTTCGGCATCCACCTCGCCCGGCACTTCGTGACCTCGCAGGAGCCGATCAGGACCGCGCGCATCCGCATCGAGGAGTACGCCTGGGAGCGCATCGGGACCTCCGACGCCAACTCCAGGTTCATCGGCGCCGACGACGTCAAGCACTCGTTCGTGCGCAAGGGTCAGGAGACCCGGGTCACCCAGATCACCTATGACGGCTCGTCGTGGGAGGTCATCTCGGGGCTGAAGGACCTCGTCGTGATGAACTCGACGAACTCCGAGTTCTGGGGCTACGTCAAGGACAAGTACACGACGCTCCCCGAGGCGTACGACCGCATCCTGGCCACCCAGGTCTCCGGCCGCTGGCGCTTCAACTGGACCGGCGACGAGCAGAAGATGCCCAACTGGGAGAAGTCCTACGACCAGGTCAGGAAGCACATGCTCCAGGCCTTCGCGGAGACCTACTCCCTGTCGCTGCAGCAGACCCTGTACCAGATGGGTTCGCGGATCATCGAGAACCGCAGCGAGATCGACGAGGTCCGCTTCTCCCTCCCCAACAAGCATCATTTCCTCGTTGACCTGGGGCCGTTCGGGCTCGAGAACGACAACGAGGTGTATTACGCGGCCGACCGGCCCTACGGACTGATCGAGGCCACCATCCTGCGCGACGGCTGTGAGCCGCACATCCCGGTGGACCTCACCAACCTCTGA